One window of Magallana gigas chromosome 2, xbMagGiga1.1, whole genome shotgun sequence genomic DNA carries:
- the LOC105324399 gene encoding alpha-2Db adrenergic receptor, protein MSSSVVSSFGGSFFKWFQDGVLPYLLGTVILIVVIVSCSLNILLIVTLKKRDMMKYPCNRFVLELSVMDLLAVAFILLPSMVAAFSKTWYFTDYFCYVHGGLILWFHLVTFGLLSVMFVERMVKITNTNLYAKVFTSSRVVTLLSALVWVFTLLVTGVSASPWLTISYNFYHAACAVNLDDNIYYTSIVVVLGMVASLIVCIVCIVKIFRFKKQAAEKANNDKKNSITSIKEEPGDKSKSAGGSGGFGALLSQTKTNSSSTSERKVSTTGIGASASGGGGGKPPKNKLALMAARKKIKKAVNKTKVTKLFSLKEDNGDPNLHMMVTYIIVWVAMFVCHAPYFAINIADFFDSGDIWGGYYSITVIFFMVSYCLKPVIYLAHNRNYRKGYKETMPENVIEKANVARKSVSDFMTKIDKAMFKTPGKKKLDATLNTHMAANKWLRKVKNKKGAGGGALGAFGKLKPKSEPPKTDGKQEANVSGTSENPKPSQTESGGQPFVNASSAGKVPPAVRPLSADWSPTPSNSAPSPAVVTSRDVDLAEKGVSPAAAVLATKNYGTNSTDITEPVPEDDDLAPSGNSKGGSFNRGKLKSIVNKQMNYRRLSKMAHVFEVEDSDQALDFV, encoded by the coding sequence ATGTCGTCGTCCGTCGTCAGCTCTTTTGGGGGGTCGTTCTTCAAGTGGTTCCAGGACGGCGTGCTGCCCTACTTACTGGGGACCGTCATCCTAATTGTTGTCATCGTCTCTTGCTCCCTCAACATCCTGCTCATCGTCACGCTGAAGAAGAGGGATATGATGAAGTACCCGTGTAACCGCTTCGTCCTGGAGTTGTCGGTGATGGACCTATTAGCCGTGGCCTTCATCCTGCTACCCTCCATGGTAGCTGCCTTCTCCAAGACCTGGTACTTCACCGACTACTTCTGCTACGTTCACGGCGGCCTCATCCTCTGGTTTCATCTTGTCACCTTCGGTCTTCTCTCTGTGATGTTTGTGGAGAGAATGGTCAAGATTACCAACACGAACCTGTACGCCAAGGTGTTTACTTCCTCCCGCGTGGTGACGCTCCTGTCGGCTCTGGTCTGGGTCTTCACTTTGCTTGTCACTGGTGTGTCGGCCTCACCTTGGCTAACCATCTCCTACAACTTCTATCACGCAGCCTGTGCCGTTAATTTGGATGATAACATTTATTACACGTCTATCGTCGTTGTGCTGGGGATGGTCGCATCTCTAATTGTGTGCATTGTTTGCATTGTCAAGATTTTCAGGTTTAAAAAACAAGCAGCGGAAAAAGCAAACAATGACAAAAAGAACAGCATTACTTCTATAAAAGAGGAGCCGGGCGACAAGAGTAAATCAGCAGGAGGTAGCGGGGGCTTCGGCGCTCTTCTCTCCCAGACTAAGACCAACAGTTCATCAACCTCTGAACGGAAAGTGTCTACGACGGGAATTGGAGCGTCAGCCAGCGGCGGGGGAGGGGGTAAACCCCCCAAAAACAAGCTAGCGCTAATGGCGGCTCGTAAGAAAATCAAGAAAGCTGTGAACAAAACCAAAGTCACCAAGCTGTTCTCTTTGAAGGAGGACAATGGTGACCCGAATCTTCATATGATGGTGACGTATATTATTGTCTGGGTGGCGATGTTTGTCTGCCATGCACCGTACTTCGCCATCAATATTGCCGACTTCTTTGATTCGGGGGACATTTGGGGTGGGTACTATAGCATAACTGTCATCTTCTTCATGGTCAGTTATTGTTTGAAGCCTGTTATCTACCTCGCGCATAACCGGAACTACAGAAAAGGGTACAAAGAAACAATGCCAGAGAATGTGATAGAAAAGGCGAATGTAGCCAGAAAGTCCGTCTCAGATTTTATGACCAAGATCGACAAAGCCATGTTTAAGACCCCGGGAAAGAAAAAGCTGGACGCTACTCTCAATACACATATGGCAGCCAACAAATGGCTGAGGAAAGTCAAGAATAAGAAAGGAGCAGGCGGGGGAGCTTTGGGAGCCTTTGGAAAATTGAAACCGAAGTCCGAACCACCGAAAACTGATGGCAAACAAGAAGCTAACGTTTCCGGTACATCTGAAAATCCAAAGCCATCTCAAACCGAGTCAGGAGGTCAGCCGTTTGTCAATGCTTCTTCCGCGGGTAAAGTGCCTCCGGCCGTCCGCCCACTGTCAGCTGATTGGTCACCCACCCCCTCAAACTCCGCCCCCTCCCCCGCAGTCGTCACGTCAAGGGACGTCGATTTGGCAGAGAAAGGGGTCTCCCCGGCGGCCGCAGTGTTAGCTACCAAGAATTACGGTACCAACAGCACTGACATCACTGAGCCAGTTCCCGAGGATGATGATCTCGCCCCTTCCGGTAACTCAAAGGGAGGCTCTTTTAACAGAGGGAAGCTGAAATCGATCGtaaacaaacaaatgaattatCGGCGACTTTCCAAAATGGCACACGTGTTTGAAGTTGAAGATAGTGACCAAGCCCTGGATTTTGTTTAA